The following coding sequences are from one Mycolicibacterium aichiense window:
- a CDS encoding ferredoxin, whose amino-acid sequence MSRCRVTIDIARCAGIGMCEGLAPDLFEVDDDDGRAHLHGDLVDASRLAELDAVVAACPTRSVTVELLG is encoded by the coding sequence ATGAGCCGATGCCGGGTGACGATCGACATCGCCCGGTGCGCCGGCATCGGGATGTGCGAAGGGTTGGCTCCTGATCTGTTCGAAGTCGATGACGACGACGGCCGTGCACACCTGCACGGTGATCTGGTGGATGCATCGCGCTTGGCCGAGCTCGATGCGGTCGTCGCGGCCTGTCCCACTCGGTCGGTGACCGTCGAACTGCTGGGGTGA
- a CDS encoding cytochrome P450: protein MTSTENELFCADLSFDDEDDDVDLPPTNDVAATRRHDPLNVSSDAFWDLDLPEREPIFAELRRDRPVSWQPPIETAVSPDPDDPGYWAVVRHQDILEISQNSEVFVSRYGVMFDMLPPVFLEMAMSFLAMDNPQHHKVRRLVSSVFTPRQIRRIESDIAERAQRIVAAAVDKARAGAEVDFVDDVARHLPTEMFGYMFGFPEELRATVVHAADETQAWADPVLLAGRDPAEVQVEAALRIHEITEELIELRRNEPAEDLLTALVHAEIDGEKLSDFEIGATMVLFSVAANDTTRHTTSLAAKALNDFPDQRQWLWDDFDVRIGLATEEFLRWGSVVQNFRRTCVAPYELAGQQILPGDKVVMMYASGNRDETVFTDPNAFQLQRNPNPHMAFGGGGIHYCLGSQLAKVMLRSLFRELRDQTPNFVTGEPELVRTNFIRGVLSMPFDPGVGR from the coding sequence ATGACCAGTACCGAGAACGAACTCTTCTGCGCCGACCTGTCGTTCGACGACGAGGACGACGACGTCGACTTGCCGCCGACCAACGACGTCGCCGCCACCCGGCGCCACGACCCGCTGAACGTGTCCTCGGATGCCTTCTGGGATCTGGATCTCCCTGAGCGCGAGCCGATCTTCGCCGAACTGCGGCGCGACCGGCCGGTCAGCTGGCAACCACCTATCGAGACCGCCGTGTCCCCGGACCCCGACGATCCAGGTTATTGGGCGGTGGTGCGGCACCAGGACATCCTCGAGATCAGCCAGAACTCCGAGGTTTTCGTCTCCCGCTACGGCGTGATGTTCGACATGCTGCCGCCGGTGTTCCTGGAGATGGCCATGTCATTCCTGGCGATGGACAACCCCCAGCACCACAAGGTGCGCCGACTCGTCTCGTCGGTGTTCACGCCCCGCCAGATCCGTCGCATCGAATCCGATATCGCCGAGCGGGCACAGCGGATCGTCGCCGCGGCGGTGGACAAGGCACGTGCCGGCGCGGAGGTGGATTTCGTCGACGATGTCGCCCGCCACCTGCCCACCGAGATGTTCGGTTACATGTTCGGCTTCCCCGAGGAGCTGCGCGCGACGGTGGTCCACGCCGCCGACGAGACGCAGGCGTGGGCCGACCCGGTGCTGCTGGCCGGCCGGGACCCTGCTGAAGTACAGGTGGAGGCCGCCCTGCGGATCCACGAGATCACCGAGGAACTCATCGAACTGCGCCGCAACGAACCGGCAGAGGATCTGCTGACCGCTTTGGTGCACGCCGAAATCGACGGCGAGAAGCTCTCCGACTTCGAGATCGGCGCCACCATGGTGCTGTTCTCGGTGGCCGCAAACGACACCACACGGCACACCACCAGTCTGGCGGCCAAGGCCCTCAACGATTTTCCCGATCAACGGCAATGGCTGTGGGACGATTTCGACGTGCGGATCGGGTTGGCGACCGAGGAATTCCTGCGCTGGGGATCGGTCGTGCAGAACTTCCGCCGTACGTGCGTGGCCCCCTACGAGTTGGCCGGACAGCAGATCCTGCCCGGCGACAAGGTGGTCATGATGTACGCCTCCGGCAATCGTGACGAGACGGTGTTCACCGATCCGAATGCATTCCAACTGCAACGCAATCCGAATCCGCACATGGCATTCGGCGGCGGCGGCATCCACTACTGCCTCGGGAGCCAGCTGGCCAAGGTGATGCTACGTTCCCTGTTCCGGGAACTGCGGGACCAGACTCCGAATTTCGTCACCGGCGAGCCGGAGCTGGTTCGTACCAACTTCATTCGCGGCGTGCTGAGTATGCCGTTCGATCCGGGAGTCGGCCGATGA
- a CDS encoding aldehyde dehydrogenase family protein encodes MTTVELQHHSMRIGGQEVDSDRLMTIVDPSTGAPIATVARGDAGHIDAAVAAARDTFESGVWRTKTPQERAAIMRRIVAAATDVADELVELELSANGATVRQATGFHIGYALAHFSYFADLAETYAWQRPAPIASFPALSQSVVHREPIGVVGAIAPWNFPLLLTLWKVGPALAAGNSVVVKPDEHTPLSILAFARIAEQNGLPPGVLNVVPGDGRDAGARLASHPDVGKIAFTGSTAVGREIMSLASGTVKHVTLELGGKGPSIVLDDADLDMAVDGVLYGCFVYSGQVCESGTRALVPEHLHDEFVRRLVDRAQTIVIGPTRDWDTDMGPVIDAKQQQRILDYVRGAVAEGATVALGGEALDRDGFWFQPTILTGVRNVMRIAQEEVFGPVLVVIPYTDSDHAVRIANDSEYGLAASIWSSDNARALDIAGRIQAGSVWINDAHQINCHVPFGGYKQSGLGRELGPDALDAYTEIKTVHLDLSGGRDAKPYDLLLSHADQGASR; translated from the coding sequence ATGACAACCGTTGAACTACAGCATCATTCAATGCGAATCGGCGGACAGGAAGTCGACTCGGACCGGCTGATGACCATCGTCGATCCCAGTACCGGCGCACCGATCGCCACCGTCGCGCGCGGTGACGCGGGGCATATCGACGCCGCCGTGGCCGCCGCGAGAGACACCTTCGAGTCCGGGGTGTGGCGGACCAAGACCCCGCAGGAACGCGCCGCGATCATGCGACGGATCGTGGCTGCCGCGACGGACGTCGCCGACGAACTCGTCGAACTCGAACTCAGCGCCAACGGTGCCACCGTGCGGCAGGCCACCGGATTCCACATTGGTTACGCACTGGCACATTTCAGCTACTTCGCCGACCTGGCCGAAACCTACGCCTGGCAACGCCCCGCCCCGATCGCCAGCTTCCCGGCCTTGAGCCAGTCGGTCGTGCATCGCGAGCCGATCGGCGTTGTCGGGGCGATCGCACCATGGAACTTCCCTCTGCTGCTGACACTGTGGAAGGTCGGGCCGGCACTGGCCGCAGGCAACAGTGTGGTGGTCAAACCCGACGAGCACACACCGCTGTCCATCTTGGCGTTCGCCCGGATCGCCGAGCAGAACGGATTACCGCCCGGCGTGCTCAATGTGGTTCCCGGCGACGGCCGCGACGCCGGCGCCCGGCTTGCAAGCCACCCCGATGTCGGCAAGATCGCCTTCACCGGATCGACCGCCGTCGGTCGCGAGATCATGAGTCTGGCGTCCGGCACCGTCAAACACGTCACCCTCGAACTCGGCGGCAAGGGTCCCTCGATCGTGCTCGATGACGCCGACCTCGACATGGCCGTCGACGGCGTGCTCTACGGCTGCTTCGTCTACTCCGGTCAGGTATGCGAATCCGGCACCCGCGCACTGGTACCCGAACATCTGCACGACGAATTCGTCCGGCGGTTGGTCGACCGGGCGCAGACCATCGTCATCGGTCCTACGCGCGATTGGGATACCGATATGGGCCCGGTGATCGACGCCAAACAACAGCAGCGCATCCTCGACTACGTTCGGGGCGCAGTCGCCGAAGGCGCGACCGTGGCACTCGGCGGCGAGGCATTGGACCGGGACGGCTTCTGGTTCCAGCCGACGATCCTGACGGGAGTCCGCAACGTCATGCGGATCGCACAGGAGGAGGTCTTCGGCCCCGTCCTGGTCGTGATTCCCTACACCGACAGCGACCACGCCGTGCGGATCGCCAACGACTCCGAATACGGCCTGGCAGCCAGCATCTGGAGCTCCGACAATGCCCGCGCGCTCGACATCGCCGGACGTATCCAGGCCGGCAGCGTGTGGATCAACGATGCGCACCAGATCAACTGCCACGTGCCGTTCGGCGGCTACAAGCAGAGCGGCCTCGGCCGTGAACTCGGTCCGGACGCGTTGGACGCCTACACCGAGATCAAGACCGTCCACCTCGATCTGTCAGGAGGTCGCGACGCCAAACCCTACGACCTGCTGCTCAGCCACGCCGACCAAGGAGCCTCGCGATGA
- a CDS encoding alcohol dehydrogenase catalytic domain-containing protein yields the protein MPDVMRAAVLRAPHVVEVAEVPVPTIANPTDVIIRVERTAICGTDLHPYEGRLEVEPDIVLGHEFLGTVVATGDAVGQFSDGDRVVSSCVVSCGSCYQCRRHQPGNCAGSRIFGLGLALGDLAGGQAEYVVVPNADLTARRIPDAGTADDARFDEDILFAGDIMTTGYEAVARSMRPGDTVAVVGAGPVGLCAAMTASALGAGQVIVVDRVDTRLKEAENQGAITVNADQVEPADAVLDLTDWRGADVVVDAVGHESALLSAISLVRAGGTLSIPGVYTEDAITIPFGELYLKGIKVEMGVSHITEYMDEVIALTVAGRLRPSSIITHRMGLSEAAEAYRMFEACEATKIILDPGR from the coding sequence ATGCCTGACGTCATGCGGGCCGCGGTGCTGCGCGCACCGCATGTCGTGGAGGTGGCCGAGGTCCCGGTGCCGACGATCGCAAATCCCACCGACGTCATCATTCGCGTGGAGCGGACCGCGATCTGTGGGACCGACCTGCACCCGTACGAAGGCCGACTGGAGGTCGAGCCCGACATCGTGCTCGGCCACGAGTTCCTGGGCACAGTCGTTGCCACCGGGGATGCGGTAGGACAGTTCTCTGACGGTGACCGCGTGGTGAGTTCGTGTGTGGTCAGCTGCGGATCCTGTTATCAGTGCAGACGACATCAACCCGGAAACTGCGCGGGCTCAAGAATTTTCGGCCTGGGTCTGGCACTGGGCGATCTGGCGGGCGGGCAAGCGGAGTACGTCGTGGTGCCCAACGCCGATTTGACCGCGCGCCGCATTCCCGATGCGGGAACTGCCGACGATGCGCGGTTCGACGAGGACATCCTGTTCGCGGGCGACATCATGACGACCGGGTACGAGGCGGTGGCGAGGAGCATGCGGCCCGGTGACACCGTGGCTGTTGTGGGCGCCGGTCCCGTCGGTCTGTGCGCGGCGATGACGGCAAGCGCCCTGGGAGCCGGCCAGGTGATCGTGGTGGACAGGGTCGACACTCGCCTGAAAGAGGCCGAGAACCAGGGCGCCATCACCGTGAACGCCGATCAGGTCGAGCCGGCCGACGCCGTGCTGGACCTGACCGACTGGCGCGGCGCCGATGTCGTCGTCGACGCCGTCGGCCACGAATCGGCCCTGCTGTCGGCCATCTCGCTGGTGCGCGCCGGCGGCACCCTGTCCATCCCCGGGGTGTACACCGAGGACGCGATCACCATTCCGTTCGGTGAGCTCTACCTCAAGGGAATCAAGGTGGAGATGGGGGTTTCGCACATCACCGAGTACATGGACGAGGTGATCGCGTTGACGGTTGCCGGCCGGCTGCGGCCCAGTTCGATCATCACACATCGGATGGGCCTGTCGGAGGCGGCCGAAGCCTACCGGATGTTCGAAGCCTGCGAGGCAACCAAGATCATCCTTGATCCGGGGAGATGA
- a CDS encoding SCP2 sterol-binding domain-containing protein, whose translation MGFFTDQAELDKYIGGVFRDAGQHPESGPKLRGANIVMRVIYTDPDCEMTMAFRDDYQVIPGPTDVKPDVTLLMRGDTADQFWRGDYNLAIGLAKGQVKAKGPVNKILKLVPLTKPLFPMYRTKIAEKDAATNA comes from the coding sequence ATGGGCTTTTTCACCGATCAGGCAGAACTCGACAAGTACATCGGCGGCGTGTTCCGTGATGCGGGCCAACACCCGGAATCGGGTCCCAAGCTCAGGGGCGCCAACATCGTCATGCGGGTCATCTACACCGACCCGGACTGTGAGATGACGATGGCGTTCCGAGACGACTACCAAGTCATTCCCGGCCCCACCGACGTCAAGCCGGACGTCACGCTGCTGATGCGCGGGGACACCGCAGACCAGTTCTGGCGCGGTGACTACAACCTCGCGATCGGTCTGGCGAAGGGCCAGGTCAAGGCGAAGGGACCGGTCAACAAGATTCTGAAGCTCGTTCCGCTGACCAAGCCGCTGTTCCCGATGTACCGCACCAAGATCGCCGAGAAGGATGCGGCCACCAATGCCTGA
- a CDS encoding molybdopterin-containing oxidoreductase family protein: MASTIEHKTTFCRICEPLCGMVATVEDGRLTALRPDKDHPLSAGFACQKGIAFTEVQNDPDRVTTPLRKGPDGYETVSWDEALSDIAARLTQILNARGAGAVGWYMGNPGAFSYAHTFAALGFIKGLGRGGHYFTASSQDTNSRLIASQMLYGAPTSVPIPDLTRTDLLVMMGANPVVSHGSFLTAPRIKDRMHDIVKRGGRVVVVDPRRTETAAAFEWLPIVPDADSFLLLSLLQVMFAERLVDTARVNAQADGLDWLQSLCAPFTPESTATSTGIDADSVRSLARDLVREPRAAVYGRLGTCVGRYGTLTTYLIDAVNLVAGNLDAPGGSVFSSMETVGGRWQATMMGLAMRRSYRNRSRIGGIPIAVAMEPAALMAKEITTPGDRQIRAMFVSAGNPVLSVPNGDELEAAFESLELSVALDFYVTETTGRCDYILPVTTMYERDDFPYTFQAFQATPFRQATEAVVAPAGQARTEWDIVADLMARLAPAIPTFRVFATARKALGRFGVDLQPLMMIDALIRMSQGGDLFGLRRGGLTHRRLTEEHPHGVVVAPHIRTGALRNSVAYLSRRVRLNHPGIAAEVEKLGSSGHPEGYPLRMIGMREPRSENSWMHNSPLLMRGERGHRALIGVDDAAESGIADGDVVRVSSPYGEITVEVMTTKDLMAGVIAVPHGWGHTGTGTWKLANRAGGSNVNRLTSSEPEDVESLSGMAWLTGVPVRVERISEGVAANPA, from the coding sequence GTGGCGTCCACGATCGAGCACAAGACCACGTTCTGCCGCATCTGCGAGCCGCTGTGCGGCATGGTGGCCACCGTCGAGGACGGCCGTCTGACAGCCCTGCGCCCGGACAAGGACCATCCCCTCTCGGCCGGTTTCGCCTGCCAGAAGGGCATCGCGTTCACCGAGGTGCAGAACGATCCGGACCGGGTGACCACACCGCTTCGCAAAGGCCCGGATGGCTACGAAACCGTGAGCTGGGACGAGGCGCTCTCCGATATCGCCGCCCGGCTGACGCAGATCCTGAACGCCCGCGGGGCGGGCGCGGTCGGCTGGTACATGGGCAACCCCGGTGCCTTCAGTTATGCGCACACCTTCGCGGCCCTGGGCTTCATCAAGGGCCTCGGCCGCGGCGGCCACTACTTCACGGCGTCGTCGCAGGACACCAACAGCAGGCTGATCGCCAGCCAGATGCTGTACGGGGCCCCGACGTCGGTGCCGATCCCGGATCTGACCCGCACCGACCTGCTGGTCATGATGGGCGCGAATCCCGTTGTCTCCCATGGCAGCTTCCTGACCGCGCCGCGGATCAAGGACCGCATGCACGACATCGTCAAGCGGGGTGGACGCGTCGTCGTCGTCGACCCGCGCCGCACCGAGACGGCGGCGGCCTTCGAGTGGCTGCCCATCGTGCCCGACGCCGATTCCTTCCTGCTGCTGTCGCTTCTGCAGGTGATGTTCGCCGAGCGCCTCGTCGACACCGCACGGGTGAACGCACAAGCCGACGGCCTCGACTGGCTGCAGTCGCTGTGTGCGCCGTTCACCCCGGAGTCGACCGCGACGAGTACCGGCATCGACGCCGACAGTGTTCGGTCGCTCGCCCGGGATCTGGTGCGCGAGCCCCGGGCGGCCGTCTACGGCAGGCTCGGTACCTGCGTCGGCCGGTACGGCACACTCACCACCTACCTGATCGATGCGGTGAATCTCGTTGCGGGAAACCTCGATGCACCCGGCGGATCGGTGTTCAGCTCGATGGAGACCGTCGGAGGGCGCTGGCAGGCCACGATGATGGGTCTCGCGATGCGCCGCTCATACCGCAACCGGTCGCGGATCGGCGGGATCCCCATTGCCGTCGCGATGGAACCGGCCGCGCTGATGGCCAAAGAGATCACGACGCCGGGCGACCGGCAGATCAGGGCGATGTTCGTCTCCGCGGGCAACCCGGTGCTGTCGGTGCCCAACGGCGACGAACTCGAGGCGGCGTTCGAGTCGCTGGAATTGTCGGTAGCCCTTGACTTCTACGTCACCGAGACGACCGGCAGGTGTGACTACATCCTGCCGGTGACCACGATGTACGAACGCGACGATTTCCCGTACACGTTCCAGGCCTTCCAGGCCACGCCGTTCCGGCAGGCCACCGAGGCCGTGGTCGCCCCGGCGGGACAGGCCCGGACAGAATGGGACATCGTTGCCGATCTGATGGCCCGGCTGGCGCCCGCAATACCGACCTTCAGGGTGTTCGCCACCGCACGTAAAGCACTGGGGCGCTTCGGGGTTGACCTCCAGCCGCTGATGATGATCGACGCGCTGATCCGGATGTCGCAGGGCGGTGACCTGTTCGGACTGCGTCGCGGCGGCCTGACGCATCGCCGGTTGACCGAGGAACATCCGCACGGCGTGGTGGTGGCACCTCATATCCGCACCGGGGCGCTGCGCAATTCGGTGGCCTATCTGTCCCGCCGGGTTCGGCTGAATCATCCCGGTATCGCCGCTGAGGTCGAGAAGCTCGGCAGCAGTGGTCATCCCGAGGGCTATCCGTTGCGGATGATCGGTATGCGCGAGCCGCGTTCGGAGAACTCGTGGATGCACAATTCGCCGCTGCTGATGCGGGGGGAGCGGGGTCACCGCGCGCTCATCGGAGTCGACGACGCAGCCGAATCGGGCATCGCTGACGGTGATGTGGTGCGGGTGTCGTCGCCGTACGGCGAGATCACCGTCGAGGTGATGACGACCAAGGACCTGATGGCCGGCGTGATCGCCGTCCCGCACGGGTGGGGGCACACCGGCACCGGGACGTGGAAACTGGCCAATCGCGCAGGCGGGTCCAACGTCAACCGGTTGACCTCGAGCGAGCCCGAAGACGTCGAGTCGCTGTCCGGGATGGCCTGGCTGACCGGCGTCCCGGTTCGCGTTGAGCGCATCTCCGAAGGGGTCGCAGCCAACCCGGCCTGA
- a CDS encoding CaiB/BaiF CoA transferase family protein: MDGIRVLEVAQFTFVPAAGAILADWGADVIKVEHPVRGDTQRGFINMGGFQLDPNRHPLIEHPNRGKRSVGIDVSTPDGQAVLYEIAKTADVFLTNYMPQARQKNKFDVEHIRAVNPNIIYARGSAYGDKGPERLVGGFDGTAFWTRSGVGHALTPEELGGALPQGIPAFGDSIGGMNIAGGISAALFHRERTGEAVEIDVSLLSTAWWAAGASVTQGMETGETMRSLMPGTTTSVNPFMANYLTSDGGTINLCIVSPTGYIRDTWEHLGLPELADDPRFADVMPLIQNAEEGVRLITAAIAAKPFEYWRQHLKTMKGQWAPFQSLVDLASDDQAIANDMIVEVEAADGGEPFKVVRGPVQFNHEPLETTRAPQASEHTEIVLMEIGVDWDRIEALKESGAIA; this comes from the coding sequence ATGGACGGCATCCGGGTACTGGAGGTCGCGCAGTTCACGTTCGTGCCGGCGGCCGGCGCCATCCTGGCCGATTGGGGCGCCGACGTCATCAAGGTAGAGCACCCGGTCCGCGGCGACACTCAGCGCGGCTTCATCAACATGGGCGGTTTTCAACTCGACCCGAACCGGCACCCGCTGATCGAGCATCCCAACCGCGGCAAGCGCAGCGTCGGCATCGATGTCTCCACACCCGACGGTCAGGCGGTCCTGTACGAGATCGCGAAGACGGCCGACGTCTTTTTGACCAACTACATGCCGCAGGCCCGGCAGAAGAACAAGTTCGACGTCGAGCACATCCGCGCGGTGAACCCGAACATCATCTACGCCCGCGGCAGCGCCTACGGCGACAAGGGACCCGAGCGCCTGGTCGGCGGCTTCGACGGGACCGCGTTCTGGACGCGCAGCGGCGTCGGTCATGCGCTCACCCCTGAGGAGCTCGGAGGTGCTCTGCCGCAGGGCATTCCGGCGTTCGGCGATTCGATCGGCGGGATGAACATCGCGGGCGGCATCTCCGCGGCGCTGTTCCATCGGGAGCGGACGGGCGAGGCGGTGGAGATCGACGTGTCGCTGCTGAGCACCGCGTGGTGGGCAGCCGGCGCCAGCGTCACCCAGGGTATGGAGACCGGGGAGACCATGCGGTCGCTGATGCCGGGTACCACGACATCGGTCAACCCGTTCATGGCCAACTACCTGACCTCCGACGGCGGCACGATCAACCTGTGCATCGTCAGCCCGACCGGCTACATCCGCGACACCTGGGAACACCTCGGATTGCCCGAACTCGCCGACGACCCCCGGTTCGCCGATGTGATGCCGCTGATCCAGAACGCCGAAGAGGGTGTCCGACTGATCACCGCGGCGATCGCCGCCAAGCCGTTCGAGTACTGGCGTCAGCACCTCAAGACGATGAAGGGTCAGTGGGCGCCGTTCCAGAGTCTGGTGGACTTGGCCTCCGACGACCAGGCGATCGCCAACGACATGATCGTCGAGGTGGAGGCCGCTGACGGTGGGGAGCCGTTCAAGGTAGTTCGCGGGCCGGTGCAGTTCAATCACGAACCGCTGGAGACCACCCGCGCACCGCAGGCCAGCGAGCACACCGAGATCGTGCTGATGGAGATCGGCGTCGACTGGGACCGCATCGAGGCGCTCAAGGAGTCGGGCGCGATCGCCTGA